A stretch of the Halomonas sp. CH40 genome encodes the following:
- the dnaQ gene encoding DNA polymerase III subunit epsilon — translation MSRHFSSYRTVILDTETTGIDPKEGHRLVEIGAVEMINRRLTGNSYHQYINPERHIDAEVVAVHGIDDEKVANEPVFADVADEFWAFIAGAELVIHNAAFDVGFIDHELAMLNKKRREPVLGPVAEHCRILDTLGLARQKHPGQRNNLDALCKRYEIDNGHRVLHGALLDAEILADVYLAMTGGQTALTLETGNQSADNQQEGSEQGLTVQRLTLSPGQLKVIVPDAAEQAAHEAKCQAHKLSWQQG, via the coding sequence ATGAGTAGACACTTTTCAAGTTACCGTACCGTAATCCTGGATACAGAAACCACTGGCATAGACCCCAAAGAAGGCCACCGCTTGGTTGAGATTGGCGCGGTAGAAATGATTAACCGCCGCCTGACCGGTAATAGTTATCATCAGTACATTAATCCGGAGCGCCATATTGATGCTGAGGTCGTGGCCGTTCACGGGATTGATGATGAAAAAGTGGCTAATGAGCCGGTCTTTGCTGACGTGGCCGATGAGTTCTGGGCCTTTATTGCGGGCGCTGAACTGGTCATTCACAACGCTGCCTTTGATGTGGGCTTTATCGACCACGAACTGGCGATGCTCAACAAAAAGCGCCGCGAGCCAGTGCTAGGCCCTGTCGCTGAACATTGCCGTATTCTGGACACCTTGGGTCTAGCCCGTCAGAAGCATCCTGGTCAGCGTAATAACCTCGATGCGCTGTGCAAGCGCTATGAGATTGATAACGGTCATCGTGTTCTTCACGGCGCCTTGCTGGATGCCGAAATTCTGGCCGACGTCTACCTGGCGATGACCGGCGGTCAGACCGCTCTGACGCTGGAAACCGGCAACCAGTCTGCTGATAACCAGCAGGAAGGCAGCGAGCAGGGGCTGACCGTTCAGCGCCTGACGCTTTCACCCGGCCAGCTAAAGGTGATTGTGCCCGATGCAGCTGAACAGGCGGCCCATGAAGCGAAATGCCAGGCCCATAAATTGAGCTGGCAGCAGGGGTAA
- a CDS encoding site-specific integrase, whose product MAYTIKHFIAADGERFSQIYDAETGGFPLYYPTGYIARSVRSRVTHETQKVYLEAIKRLCEWEAQQGTALTVRFQRREFLHQFEIDGLVRHLFASRRGGNGEVISRQKANTYIVCAAKYLRWLTDEVITDINADVKAAIDQQHDALMSAVARKRGSKSANNQSILAMRLPDEATEALLELFADPLQGVQKNADKEPRMRNIIMLRILYEAGMRRGELLSLKLSNFVEAIDGESAQLQIERNHHDAFDSRVRQPVAKTLGRIVSISAEAEQQLIAYRDYWRPNTSSDFLFVNHRAGRSQGKPVTETGFNSALDKLKEMFPALELLHPHLLRHDWNYRFSQEADRKGMDFETERVIREMLMGWVPNSDMSFLYNQRHTQEQANEVGRRIASDSEKRGNMPLLYKQRHIQEQAKEFGRRIASDTIKG is encoded by the coding sequence ATGGCCTATACAATAAAACATTTCATAGCCGCCGATGGCGAGCGCTTCTCGCAGATCTACGATGCAGAGACAGGCGGCTTCCCACTGTACTATCCAACGGGTTACATCGCCCGTTCAGTACGCTCCCGTGTTACCCATGAGACGCAAAAAGTGTATCTAGAGGCGATCAAGCGTTTGTGTGAATGGGAGGCACAACAGGGAACTGCTCTCACGGTGCGCTTCCAGCGCCGAGAATTCTTGCACCAGTTCGAAATCGATGGCTTGGTAAGACACCTTTTCGCTAGCCGTAGAGGCGGCAATGGAGAGGTCATCAGCCGCCAAAAGGCCAACACGTACATCGTGTGCGCGGCCAAGTACTTGCGTTGGCTAACGGACGAGGTAATCACCGATATAAACGCTGATGTCAAAGCCGCTATCGATCAGCAGCACGATGCCCTGATGTCAGCGGTCGCACGCAAGCGCGGGTCAAAATCAGCCAATAATCAGAGTATCCTCGCCATGCGATTACCGGATGAGGCAACGGAAGCATTGCTTGAGCTGTTCGCAGATCCGCTCCAAGGGGTGCAGAAAAATGCTGACAAAGAACCTCGCATGAGGAACATCATCATGCTGCGAATCCTCTATGAGGCAGGCATGCGTCGTGGCGAGCTGCTGAGCTTAAAGCTCAGCAATTTTGTAGAAGCTATCGATGGCGAAAGCGCCCAGTTACAGATAGAGCGCAACCACCACGACGCGTTCGACTCGCGGGTGCGACAGCCGGTTGCGAAGACCCTTGGGCGTATCGTGAGCATTTCTGCTGAAGCTGAGCAGCAGCTTATAGCTTACCGGGATTATTGGCGGCCTAATACGAGCAGTGATTTCCTATTTGTGAACCACCGCGCGGGGCGCTCGCAAGGCAAACCAGTCACCGAGACCGGATTCAACTCAGCGCTAGACAAGCTGAAAGAGATGTTTCCCGCGCTGGAGCTGCTGCATCCTCACCTGCTGCGCCACGACTGGAACTACAGATTTTCGCAAGAGGCGGATAGAAAGGGAATGGATTTTGAAACCGAACGCGTCATTCGAGAAATGCTGATGGGGTGGGTGCCCAATTCTGACATGTCTTTCCTCTACAACCAACGACACACTCAAGAGCAGGCTAACGAGGTCGGTAGGCGTATCGCGTCAGACAGTGAGAAGCGGGGTAATATGCCTTTGCTCTACAAACAACGACACATCCAAGAGCAGGCCAAAGAGTTCGGTAGACGTATCGCGTCGGACACCATAAAGGGGTAA
- the nudC gene encoding NAD(+) diphosphatase gives MLRREIPVGHTQGRVMALSKSKLLPSPEQVEGEMTPLHPWQPWTERMQPLCYWDDEPVALQLAEQPGDAWIDGRQWMAMLPSHWFSLLSTALQVGAWLENHRFCGRCGAAATKLEAEFAMHCHACGHRNYPRISPCIITLVSSGEAMLLARSPRFPPGRYSTLAGFIEPGESADEAVHREVFEEVGVHIEQVRYYQSQAWPFPHSLMLGFFAEARSRRIHIDGVEIADAAWFSPRQLPALPPPYSISRALIEAHLAKWR, from the coding sequence ATGCTTAGACGTGAGATTCCAGTGGGGCATACGCAGGGGCGAGTGATGGCGCTTTCCAAAAGCAAGCTTTTGCCATCGCCCGAACAGGTAGAGGGGGAAATGACGCCACTTCATCCCTGGCAGCCATGGACTGAGCGCATGCAACCCCTGTGCTACTGGGATGATGAGCCGGTGGCACTCCAGCTTGCAGAACAGCCTGGTGATGCCTGGATTGATGGCCGCCAATGGATGGCGATGTTGCCAAGCCATTGGTTCAGCCTGCTTTCGACAGCGCTGCAGGTGGGTGCCTGGCTGGAAAATCACCGCTTCTGTGGCCGCTGCGGCGCCGCTGCTACCAAGCTGGAAGCTGAATTTGCCATGCACTGCCATGCCTGCGGTCATCGTAACTACCCGCGCATTTCACCCTGTATTATCACATTGGTCAGCAGTGGCGAAGCGATGTTGCTGGCGCGCAGCCCACGTTTCCCTCCGGGGCGCTATTCCACCCTGGCCGGTTTTATTGAGCCGGGAGAGTCGGCCGATGAAGCGGTACACCGAGAGGTGTTTGAAGAAGTGGGCGTGCATATTGAGCAGGTTCGCTACTATCAAAGCCAGGCGTGGCCCTTTCCTCATTCGCTGATGCTGGGTTTTTTTGCTGAAGCCAGATCTCGGCGTATTCATATTGACGGGGTTGAAATTGCTGACGCGGCCTGGTTTTCACCGCGTCAGCTACCTGCATTGCCGCCGCCTTATTCTATTTCCCGCGCCCTGATCGAAGCGCATCTGGCGAAATGGCGTTAA
- the sohB gene encoding protease SohB: protein MTEWIVEQGTFLLQTLIVVGLVGIAVILVKRAKEPGDQALTLKITELNDQRRYRRRRLELAAAAPSARKKMIKAFRRDDKSEKKGATEKSPSDAPQRVWLLDFHGDIKASATEHFSEEISALIDVADPQDEVMIRLESAGGLVHAYGLAAAQLDRLREAGLKTTVCIDKVAASGGYLMACTAEHVKAAPFAVIGSIGVVAQIPNIHRLLKRHDIDVELLTAGKYKRTLTMLGENTQEGREKFIDDLENTHRLFKDYVSERRPAMDIDTLATGEIWYGNEAMQKQLVDSVQTSEAYLTERMATSRVLQIKLESPQTMSRKLGLAVEAGVERAVLKTVETLEASRWHKR, encoded by the coding sequence GTGACAGAGTGGATTGTGGAACAGGGTACCTTTTTATTGCAGACCCTTATTGTGGTCGGGCTGGTCGGCATCGCCGTCATTCTGGTAAAGCGTGCCAAAGAGCCCGGTGATCAGGCGTTGACGCTGAAAATTACTGAACTCAACGACCAGCGCCGCTATCGTCGCCGCCGCCTGGAACTGGCGGCAGCGGCGCCTTCAGCGCGCAAGAAGATGATCAAGGCGTTCAGGCGTGATGATAAATCCGAGAAAAAAGGCGCCACTGAAAAAAGCCCGAGTGATGCGCCGCAGCGTGTCTGGCTGCTGGATTTTCATGGCGATATCAAGGCATCTGCCACTGAGCATTTCAGCGAGGAGATCTCGGCGTTAATCGACGTGGCTGACCCGCAGGACGAAGTGATGATTCGCCTGGAGTCCGCCGGCGGGCTGGTGCATGCCTATGGCCTGGCGGCTGCACAGCTTGACCGTTTGCGTGAAGCAGGCCTCAAGACCACGGTGTGCATCGATAAAGTTGCCGCCAGCGGCGGTTATCTGATGGCCTGCACGGCTGAGCATGTCAAGGCGGCACCCTTTGCGGTGATTGGCTCAATTGGCGTTGTGGCGCAGATACCCAATATTCATCGTCTGCTGAAACGCCATGATATCGACGTTGAACTGCTGACCGCCGGTAAATATAAACGTACGCTGACCATGCTGGGTGAGAATACCCAGGAAGGGCGCGAAAAGTTTATCGACGACCTGGAAAATACTCATCGGCTGTTCAAGGATTATGTCAGCGAGCGGCGCCCGGCAATGGATATTGACACCCTGGCGACCGGTGAAATCTGGTACGGCAATGAAGCCATGCAGAAACAGCTGGTGGATAGCGTGCAGACCAGCGAAGCTTATCTGACTGAGCGCATGGCAACCTCTCGGGTACTCCAGATCAAGCTTGAATCACCCCAAACGATGAGCCGCAAGCTTGGCCTGGCAGTGGAAGCAGGCGTTGAGCGTGCAGTGCTAAAAACCGTTGAAACGCTGGAAGCCTCTCGCTGGCACAAGCGTTAA
- a CDS encoding SCP2 sterol-binding domain-containing protein, which produces MSSSTLEKLQARFNPDAAQDMSEVFQFHFSDAGDYYLNIHEGTLDINEGEHDDPSISLSMESGTLKGIMNGEINGMTAFMTGKLKATGNVMLATKLTSLFPQK; this is translated from the coding sequence ATGTCATCTTCCACACTCGAAAAGCTACAGGCCCGCTTCAACCCCGACGCTGCCCAGGATATGAGCGAGGTTTTCCAGTTTCATTTTTCCGATGCCGGTGATTATTACCTGAATATCCATGAAGGCACACTCGACATCAACGAAGGTGAACATGATGACCCTTCCATTAGCCTGAGCATGGAATCAGGCACGCTCAAGGGCATTATGAACGGTGAGATCAACGGAATGACTGCGTTTATGACCGGCAAGCTCAAAGCCACAGGCAATGTCATGCTGGCCACCAAGCTGACCAGCCTGTTTCCGCAAAAGTAA
- a CDS encoding metalloregulator ArsR/SmtB family transcription factor, protein MPPSVSAATDLLQDKGHAIDLAASLLKAMANEKRLQIICLLADQELSVTQINHHLALSQSALSQHLAILRRESLVQTRRESQTIYYSLNSDSAKAIISTLASYFGR, encoded by the coding sequence ATGCCCCCTTCCGTTAGCGCTGCGACCGATTTGTTACAAGACAAGGGTCATGCGATTGATCTGGCTGCCTCTCTACTCAAGGCAATGGCCAACGAAAAGCGACTACAAATCATTTGTCTGCTGGCTGATCAGGAACTTTCCGTGACGCAAATCAACCATCACCTGGCCCTGAGCCAATCCGCCCTGTCACAGCATCTGGCTATTTTGCGCCGTGAAAGCCTGGTTCAGACCCGGCGTGAATCGCAAACCATCTATTACTCGCTGAACAGCGACAGTGCCAAGGCAATTATCAGCACCCTGGCGAGCTATTTCGGCCGCTAA